The following are encoded in a window of Armatimonadota bacterium genomic DNA:
- a CDS encoding sigma-70 family RNA polymerase sigma factor yields the protein MTTHADDSLLIEHSQEGDRQAFDALIRKYEQRAYQYAHRLTSNPEEASDIVAEAFVRVFNALKNFKGQSSFSTWLYRILTNCYLDHRKKERNRQHQSLEASLRLDGGEVQMQVEDQSPRADEIAEQNEREQAVQAALGHMPEYQQVMLVMYHVEALSYEDISDALDLPIGTVKSRLNRARLALRDRLAQDVELFNLS from the coding sequence ATGACTACGCACGCTGACGATAGCCTCCTGATCGAGCACAGCCAAGAGGGCGACCGACAGGCTTTCGACGCGCTGATTCGCAAGTACGAGCAGCGGGCGTACCAGTACGCACATCGGCTGACCTCGAATCCAGAGGAGGCGTCCGACATCGTCGCAGAGGCTTTCGTCAGGGTGTTCAACGCCCTCAAGAACTTCAAAGGGCAGAGCAGCTTCAGCACGTGGCTGTACAGGATCCTGACGAACTGCTACCTGGATCATCGCAAGAAGGAGCGGAATCGCCAGCACCAAAGCTTAGAGGCCTCGCTTCGCCTAGACGGGGGTGAGGTCCAGATGCAGGTAGAGGACCAGTCCCCAAGAGCCGACGAGATAGCCGAGCAGAACGAGAGGGAGCAGGCAGTTCAGGCGGCACTGGGACATATGCCCGAGTATCAGCAGGTGATGCTCGTTATGTACCACGTGGAGGCGCTGAGCTACGAAGATATCTCAGATGCGCTCGACCTGCCCATAGGTACGGTCAAGAGTCGATTGAACCGGGCTCGGCTCGCTCTCCGGGACCGTTTGGCGCAGGACGTGGAACTTTTTAACCTGAGTTGA
- a CDS encoding DUF4446 family protein — translation MQSLFEKLNNAPVWAVLAVGLIALIALALAIMTYIALRKIRQRWAHLLAGVKVENIEDALEANLTNSERISVELAGAQERIARLEDQMESAKRYLAVVRYDAFDDVGGEQSFAFAMYDERGDGAVITSQVGRADCRVYAKQLIRGEADRELSQEESAAIEQAAAQVAKRRQ, via the coding sequence ATGCAGTCACTCTTTGAGAAGCTTAACAACGCCCCGGTCTGGGCAGTTCTCGCGGTAGGCCTGATAGCCTTGATCGCGCTTGCATTAGCAATCATGACGTATATCGCCCTCCGGAAGATTCGACAGCGCTGGGCACATCTCTTGGCCGGCGTCAAGGTCGAGAATATCGAAGACGCACTGGAGGCGAATCTGACGAACAGTGAGAGGATCAGCGTAGAGCTAGCCGGCGCGCAAGAGAGAATCGCGAGATTGGAGGATCAGATGGAATCCGCGAAGCGGTACCTCGCCGTCGTGCGATACGATGCTTTTGACGACGTCGGCGGCGAGCAGAGCTTCGCGTTTGCCATGTACGACGAGCGTGGCGACGGCGCCGTGATTACAAGCCAAGTCGGTCGCGCCGACTGTCGTGTGTACGCCAAGCAGCTGATTCGAGGCGAGGCTGACCGCGAGCTGAGCCAGGAGGAAAGCGCTGCGATTGAGCAGGCAGCAGCACAAGTCGCAAAACGAAGGCAATGA
- a CDS encoding S26 family signal peptidase produces the protein MSVTPEPLESGEPTPAERLASSEAAGVVARRRTLILTGFSGFLLFTLGFVVFFFMNFKTIEVRGDSMYPNLYPGQRLLMTKAYWLVGDLEVDDIVVLFNEAEDEVIIKRVYRLGHGEVDLANVPKNYDLRNGAYIVRDGYIYVLGDNWEVSLDSRTYGEFPVEAIMGKVVVMNGGFVGSKGQE, from the coding sequence ATGAGTGTTACGCCTGAGCCGCTGGAGAGCGGCGAACCTACCCCTGCCGAGCGGCTTGCCTCCTCGGAGGCCGCTGGCGTTGTCGCGCGCCGACGAACGCTCATTTTGACGGGTTTCTCAGGTTTTCTCCTCTTCACCCTGGGGTTCGTCGTCTTTTTCTTCATGAATTTCAAGACCATCGAGGTGCGGGGCGACTCGATGTACCCGAATCTGTATCCGGGACAGCGCCTGCTGATGACGAAGGCGTACTGGCTGGTCGGCGACCTAGAGGTGGACGATATCGTCGTCCTGTTCAACGAGGCCGAGGACGAGGTCATCATCAAACGCGTCTACCGGCTGGGCCACGGCGAGGTCGACCTTGCGAACGTACCAAAGAACTACGATCTCCGCAATGGCGCTTACATTGTTCGCGACGGCTACATTTACGTGCTCGGAGACAACTGGGAGGTGTCGTTGGACAGCAGGACATACGGGGAGTTTCCTGTCGAGGCCATTATGGGCAAGGTTGTAGTCATGAACGGCGGCTTCGTCGGGTCAAAGGGGCAGGAGTAG
- a CDS encoding NUDIX domain-containing protein — protein MKKYPCGKYGRQTLEFCAAPFRAPLRAFAALVFPWCGDKVLICHIEDRGWCVPSGRVEPGESSLEAAKREAMEESGASLKEIHYMGCYRVTQRSEVRWIDLYTANVVSLCELDPQFESTDRKYVKVEELPEIYHLWNPLMECVFKHSKEVLVRHEAMKECLDSSK, from the coding sequence ATGAAGAAATACCCCTGCGGCAAGTACGGTAGGCAAACGTTGGAGTTCTGCGCCGCGCCGTTTCGCGCCCCGTTGCGAGCGTTTGCAGCGCTCGTGTTTCCTTGGTGCGGAGACAAGGTACTCATCTGTCACATCGAAGACAGGGGGTGGTGCGTACCGAGCGGTCGAGTCGAGCCCGGAGAATCCTCGCTTGAAGCCGCAAAGCGCGAAGCGATGGAGGAGTCCGGCGCGAGCCTCAAGGAGATTCACTACATGGGCTGCTACCGGGTCACGCAGCGCTCCGAGGTGCGATGGATCGACCTCTACACCGCGAACGTAGTCAGCCTGTGCGAACTCGATCCGCAGTTCGAGAGCACCGACAGGAAGTACGTGAAGGTGGAGGAGCTTCCTGAGATCTACCACCTGTGGAACCCCCTGATGGAGTGCGTCTTCAAGCACAGCAAAGAGGTTCTCGTGCGCCACGAGGCGATGAAAGAGTGCCTCGACAGTAGCAAGTGA
- a CDS encoding amidophosphoribosyltransferase, translating into MSDAWHDDRIKEECGVVGLYAPGGDSARLVFFSLFALQHRGQESAGIAASDGEKVRMHKSMGLVSQVFNEEILGSLPGDFAIGHTRYSTMGSSVLRNAQPIYCTSSVGEIAVAHNGNLINAEEVRNQLEASGEKLETTADSELIALLLVKNLEYGPEEAVRRTMGEIQGAYSVVVLTPRLIMGFRDPYGIRPLVAGRLKGGGHILASESCAFPPINATAEKEIEPGELVIIDEEGMRFSQVVPTERPAMCLFEFIYFARPDSNIYGKSIYAVRERMGEALAREHPADADIVVPVPDSGIPAAIGYSRVSGLPFQEGMMKSRYIHRTFIQPDQRMREMGVRMKLSPLVDKIKGQRIVLVDDSIVRATTTKQIVKFLFECGAKEVHVRITAPPIRFPCFYGIDMASKGELAAAKWSVDEICEHIGATSLGYLPIDSVTEAVGRGNGEFCLACFNGDYSIPVPQNLSKLAFEKAADVGEIGVVTAGQLKLPETE; encoded by the coding sequence ATGTCCGACGCATGGCACGATGACCGCATCAAAGAAGAGTGCGGCGTCGTCGGGCTCTACGCTCCAGGTGGTGATTCCGCCCGCCTTGTGTTCTTCTCCCTCTTTGCTCTACAGCATCGCGGACAGGAGTCTGCGGGCATCGCTGCCTCGGACGGCGAAAAGGTGAGGATGCACAAGAGCATGGGGCTCGTCAGCCAAGTGTTCAACGAGGAGATTCTTGGGTCGCTCCCAGGCGACTTTGCGATCGGCCACACCCGCTACAGCACGATGGGTTCAAGCGTGCTCCGCAACGCTCAGCCGATCTATTGCACCAGCTCGGTCGGCGAAATCGCGGTGGCTCACAACGGCAACCTCATCAACGCAGAGGAAGTCAGAAACCAGCTAGAGGCGAGCGGTGAAAAGCTTGAGACAACCGCTGACAGCGAACTCATTGCACTGTTGCTGGTCAAGAACCTGGAGTACGGGCCGGAAGAGGCAGTCCGGCGCACCATGGGGGAGATTCAAGGCGCGTACAGCGTCGTCGTTCTCACGCCCAGGCTCATTATGGGGTTCCGCGACCCTTATGGAATTCGGCCCTTGGTCGCCGGGAGGCTGAAGGGCGGCGGGCACATTCTAGCGAGCGAGTCCTGCGCGTTCCCTCCGATCAACGCGACGGCCGAGAAGGAGATCGAGCCAGGCGAACTAGTGATAATCGACGAAGAGGGAATGCGCTTCTCTCAGGTCGTGCCGACCGAGCGACCGGCCATGTGTCTCTTCGAGTTCATCTACTTCGCGCGGCCAGACAGCAATATTTACGGCAAGTCGATCTATGCTGTGCGCGAACGGATGGGCGAAGCGCTGGCTCGGGAGCACCCGGCAGACGCAGACATCGTCGTCCCGGTGCCGGACAGCGGCATACCTGCGGCTATCGGCTACAGCCGCGTCAGCGGCCTTCCGTTCCAAGAGGGCATGATGAAGAGCCGCTACATCCATCGCACGTTCATCCAACCGGACCAGCGCATGCGCGAGATGGGTGTTCGCATGAAGCTGAGCCCGCTCGTAGACAAAATTAAAGGGCAGCGAATCGTCCTCGTGGACGATTCGATTGTACGGGCTACGACCACAAAGCAGATCGTCAAGTTCCTGTTCGAGTGTGGCGCGAAGGAGGTGCATGTGCGGATCACTGCGCCACCGATCCGCTTCCCGTGCTTCTATGGAATCGATATGGCCAGCAAGGGCGAGCTGGCGGCTGCGAAGTGGAGCGTCGACGAGATTTGCGAGCATATCGGTGCGACTTCTCTCGGCTATCTCCCGATCGACAGCGTGACGGAGGCCGTCGGACGCGGAAACGGCGAGTTCTGCCTAGCTTGCTTCAACGGCGACTACAGTATCCCAGTGCCGCAGAACCTCAGCAAGCTCGCGTTCGAAAAGGCCGCCGACGTTGGCGAGATCGGCGTGGTGACGGCCGGCCAGCTCAAATTGCCCGAGACCGAGTAA
- a CDS encoding glycosyltransferase family 2 protein, with amino-acid sequence MRFTKLASIGHRFAHRQEYHLLASMIPSDSPDVTVLVPALDEQDTIEEVLDRLLALPLSLQVIVIDDGSTDGTSAILERYRDRVTTIRNEEPSGKGMAIRRGLPYAIGRVIVIQDADLEYQPEEIPQLVEPILIGQYGVVYGTRFANGMHKDMALPNRIVNILLRWAVALLYGRKLTDEATCYKAFRRDILEEMELECRRFEFCPEVTAKAILMGEHIHEVPISYAPRTREAGKKIRWTDAPEAFWTLLKYRRWKKR; translated from the coding sequence TTGCGTTTCACAAAGCTTGCGTCGATTGGCCACAGATTCGCGCACAGGCAAGAGTATCATCTTCTCGCAAGCATGATCCCGTCCGACTCTCCCGATGTCACGGTGCTGGTTCCAGCGCTCGACGAGCAAGACACCATTGAAGAGGTACTGGACAGACTGCTTGCGTTGCCTCTCTCTCTCCAGGTCATCGTGATCGACGACGGCAGCACGGATGGCACGTCCGCAATCCTAGAGCGATACCGAGATCGCGTCACGACGATACGGAACGAGGAGCCGTCCGGCAAGGGCATGGCGATCCGGCGCGGTCTGCCGTACGCTATCGGAAGAGTGATCGTCATTCAAGACGCTGACCTCGAATACCAGCCGGAGGAGATTCCGCAGCTCGTTGAGCCGATCCTGATCGGGCAGTACGGGGTCGTCTACGGTACGAGGTTCGCAAACGGCATGCACAAGGATATGGCGCTGCCGAACAGGATCGTCAACATCCTGCTGCGGTGGGCCGTCGCGCTGCTTTACGGTCGGAAGCTGACCGACGAGGCCACTTGCTACAAGGCGTTTCGCCGCGACATCCTCGAGGAGATGGAGCTAGAGTGCAGGCGCTTCGAGTTCTGTCCAGAGGTTACGGCAAAGGCGATTCTGATGGGCGAGCACATCCACGAAGTACCGATCAGCTACGCCCCGAGGACAAGGGAGGCCGGAAAGAAAATCCGGTGGACCGACGCTCCCGAGGCTTTCTGGACCCTTCTGAAGTATCGCCGCTGGAAGAAGCGCTAG
- a CDS encoding dihydroorotase: MPAEFDLIVRGGVVVSSAGRNDADVGIQGGKIVAVGDLRESTAVREISAQGLHVLPGVIDTQVHFREPGLTHKEDIETGSRAAVMGGVTTYFEMPNTNPATTTREALEGKLARAKGRSWANYAFFIGASAQNVDELAALEMLPGTPGVKLFIGSSTGDLLVEEDELIARILEAGVRPCAVHAEDEARLRERKSLLSDNPHVREHPFIRDEEVALLATKRMIALCKRTGRPVHILHISTWQEFAILVKAKGNRLPVTCEVTPQHLSLNAEAYEALGTLVQMNPPIRDEEHRRELWSGVSVGLFDVFGSDHAPHTLEEKQQPYPKSPSGMPGVQTMLPILLDWVHRSKLELEKVVKMTAERPAELFGIAGKGHIAPGYDADLAVVDLEEEFEVTKYWIQSKCRWSPFEGQFLIGKPVHTIVNGVAVVSNGVIVGEPAGRMVEFTWKN; the protein is encoded by the coding sequence ATGCCAGCGGAGTTTGATCTGATCGTCAGAGGTGGCGTCGTCGTGAGTTCCGCTGGCCGAAACGACGCCGACGTTGGGATTCAAGGCGGCAAAATCGTGGCCGTCGGCGATCTGAGAGAATCGACTGCGGTGCGCGAAATCTCGGCGCAGGGCTTGCACGTCCTGCCAGGTGTGATCGACACACAGGTTCATTTTAGGGAGCCGGGCCTAACGCACAAGGAGGACATCGAGACCGGCTCGCGCGCGGCGGTGATGGGCGGCGTGACGACGTACTTCGAGATGCCGAACACGAATCCGGCCACGACGACGCGGGAGGCGCTTGAGGGCAAGCTTGCACGGGCGAAAGGCAGGTCGTGGGCGAACTACGCGTTCTTCATCGGCGCCTCGGCGCAGAACGTCGATGAGCTGGCCGCTCTTGAAATGCTGCCTGGCACTCCGGGTGTGAAGCTGTTCATCGGCAGTTCGACCGGCGACCTGCTCGTCGAAGAGGACGAGCTGATCGCAAGGATTCTGGAGGCGGGGGTCAGGCCGTGCGCCGTTCATGCAGAAGATGAGGCGCGGCTTAGAGAACGCAAGTCGCTTCTTTCAGACAACCCGCATGTTCGGGAGCATCCATTTATCAGAGATGAGGAGGTGGCGCTCTTAGCGACGAAGCGAATGATCGCGCTGTGCAAGAGAACCGGACGCCCCGTGCACATTCTTCACATTTCTACGTGGCAGGAGTTCGCAATCCTGGTTAAGGCGAAAGGAAACAGGCTACCAGTTACCTGCGAAGTAACGCCTCAGCATCTGTCGCTCAACGCCGAGGCGTACGAGGCGCTGGGAACTCTCGTGCAAATGAACCCGCCGATCCGAGACGAAGAACACAGGCGGGAGCTATGGTCTGGTGTTTCTGTAGGGCTGTTCGACGTGTTCGGCAGCGACCACGCGCCGCACACGCTGGAGGAGAAGCAGCAGCCGTATCCGAAATCGCCGAGCGGGATGCCGGGCGTGCAGACGATGCTTCCCATCCTGCTGGACTGGGTGCACCGCAGCAAACTTGAGCTAGAGAAGGTAGTCAAGATGACCGCTGAGCGACCAGCGGAGCTATTCGGGATCGCTGGAAAGGGACACATCGCCCCAGGCTACGACGCGGACCTTGCGGTCGTTGATCTGGAAGAGGAGTTCGAGGTGACTAAGTACTGGATTCAGAGCAAGTGCCGGTGGAGCCCGTTCGAGGGCCAGTTTCTAATCGGCAAGCCTGTGCACACGATCGTGAACGGCGTCGCAGTCGTGTCGAACGGCGTGATCGTTGGCGAACCGGCAGGCAGAATGGTGGAGTTCACATGGAAGAACTGA
- a CDS encoding 2,3-bisphosphoglycerate-dependent phosphoglycerate mutase, giving the protein MAKLILIRHGQSLWNFENRFTGWVDVPLTEKGEQEAREAGEKIKGVSIDIAYTSALLRAQDTLTIVMQVAGLDVPVIRDQALNERDYGDLCGLNKAETAEKFGAEQVHIWRRSYDVNPPGGESLKDTRARTLPFFERAIMGDINHGKDVLVVAHGNSNRAIIMALENLTPEQILKTEVGTGVPYVYDLEQDGRVKSKTVL; this is encoded by the coding sequence ATGGCAAAGCTGATCTTGATCCGGCATGGGCAGTCGCTCTGGAACTTCGAGAACCGATTCACCGGCTGGGTGGACGTTCCTTTGACCGAGAAGGGCGAGCAGGAGGCGAGGGAGGCCGGAGAGAAGATAAAGGGCGTCAGCATCGACATCGCCTACACGAGCGCGCTGCTACGCGCCCAGGACACGCTGACCATCGTGATGCAGGTCGCGGGGCTCGACGTCCCCGTCATCCGCGACCAAGCGCTGAACGAGCGCGACTACGGCGACCTCTGCGGCCTGAACAAGGCAGAGACCGCAGAAAAGTTCGGCGCGGAGCAGGTCCACATCTGGCGCAGGAGCTACGACGTCAACCCGCCAGGGGGCGAGTCGCTAAAGGACACCAGAGCGAGAACTCTTCCGTTCTTCGAGCGGGCGATCATGGGCGACATCAACCATGGCAAGGACGTGCTGGTCGTCGCGCACGGCAACAGCAACCGCGCGATCATCATGGCACTAGAGAACCTCACCCCCGAACAGATACTGAAGACCGAGGTCGGGACCGGCGTGCCGTACGTCTACGACTTGGAGCAGGACGGCAGGGTAAAGAGCAAGACCGTTCTCTAG
- a CDS encoding peptidylprolyl isomerase, with protein MIGVILYLAAGSAVADELPVVEMMVYQRGVYEIELYPKEAPKLVKHFLELVDRKFYNGMLFHRVVDGWVAQTGDPESKTWTREEALAAPVGSYGQVEGLGDGGSGKTVPFEDNDISHLPGTVGMALESPASDTGDSQFFINLEDNSRLDHKYCVFGKVTVGIDRIKKIRRGDPIIWIRRKR; from the coding sequence ATGATTGGCGTGATTTTGTACCTAGCGGCCGGCTCGGCTGTCGCTGACGAACTCCCGGTGGTAGAGATGATGGTCTACCAGCGCGGGGTCTATGAGATCGAGCTGTACCCAAAGGAGGCGCCCAAGCTTGTCAAGCACTTCCTTGAATTGGTCGATCGCAAGTTCTACAACGGCATGCTGTTCCACCGGGTCGTCGACGGGTGGGTGGCGCAGACCGGAGACCCGGAGAGCAAGACCTGGACCCGCGAGGAGGCCCTGGCTGCACCGGTGGGCTCGTACGGACAGGTCGAGGGGCTCGGCGACGGCGGATCGGGGAAGACCGTTCCTTTCGAGGACAACGACATCAGCCACCTGCCGGGCACCGTGGGCATGGCCCTGGAGTCACCTGCCAGCGACACGGGCGACAGCCAGTTCTTCATCAACCTTGAGGACAACAGCCGGCTCGATCACAAGTACTGCGTATTTGGCAAAGTGACGGTTGGGATCGACCGGATCAAGAAGATTCGTCGCGGCGACCCGATCATTTGGATTCGGCGCAAGCGCTAG
- a CDS encoding diguanylate cyclase: MSLFRKKQPVLRPSSWEELDEAVLRERITPLVAYVAAALEASQGLVISPGSENSKVFIKVANELTAHLLDGPSSARDIDGARKEFSDAAQELGAWQREEIAAFQQETAEALRELIGSARTALDGQDETLDDFDRMNKNLEHAASSDDITQFREIVRNEIKRAVSIVESQRKRHDELKEELTDTMEMMEKKLDAVRGAGSKDYLTECASRAALDFYLAAICKKAQVEQRLYSIAMIDLDDFKGINDLWGHQEGDNALGHFVKIVKRSLPSRAFVGRYGGDEFVVVASMPEEDLTKKMSKLLQNVRATKIKVEGVDGATLSLSASAGVTEIREHDSLDSVLRRADEALFTAKQLGKGRVCRASETRAA; encoded by the coding sequence ATGTCCTTGTTTCGCAAAAAGCAACCTGTTCTCCGTCCGTCTAGCTGGGAGGAGCTTGACGAGGCCGTCCTCCGCGAACGCATCACGCCTCTGGTCGCGTACGTTGCGGCCGCGCTCGAAGCCTCGCAAGGCCTAGTAATTTCGCCGGGCTCGGAGAACAGCAAGGTGTTCATAAAAGTGGCGAACGAGTTGACCGCACACCTCCTGGACGGCCCATCGTCGGCACGCGACATCGACGGCGCTCGCAAAGAGTTCAGCGACGCTGCCCAGGAACTCGGGGCATGGCAGAGAGAAGAGATCGCGGCGTTTCAACAAGAGACCGCAGAAGCCCTGCGCGAACTTATTGGATCAGCCCGCACAGCCCTCGATGGCCAAGACGAGACTCTCGACGACTTCGACCGCATGAACAAGAACCTGGAGCACGCTGCGAGCAGCGACGACATCACGCAGTTTAGGGAGATCGTTCGCAACGAAATCAAGAGAGCTGTTTCGATCGTCGAAAGCCAGCGCAAGCGTCACGATGAACTGAAAGAGGAACTCACCGACACGATGGAGATGATGGAGAAGAAGCTCGACGCAGTTCGAGGAGCCGGCAGCAAGGATTATCTGACGGAGTGTGCCAGCCGCGCAGCGCTGGACTTTTACCTCGCCGCTATCTGTAAGAAAGCGCAAGTCGAGCAGCGTCTGTACAGCATTGCGATGATCGACCTCGACGACTTCAAGGGCATCAACGATCTTTGGGGTCATCAGGAGGGGGACAACGCGCTCGGGCACTTTGTCAAAATCGTGAAACGGTCCTTGCCGTCTCGCGCGTTTGTCGGTCGATACGGTGGCGACGAGTTCGTCGTGGTCGCAAGCATGCCGGAAGAGGACCTGACGAAAAAGATGAGCAAATTGCTCCAGAACGTGCGCGCGACGAAGATCAAGGTGGAAGGGGTCGATGGCGCGACGCTATCGCTCTCTGCCAGTGCAGGCGTGACCGAGATTCGTGAGCACGACTCCCTTGACTCCGTTCTGCGGCGAGCGGATGAGGCTCTGTTCACCGCCAAGCAGCTGGGAAAAGGGCGAGTGTGCCGCGCTTCGGAAACTCGGGCTGCTTGA